Proteins found in one Litorihabitans aurantiacus genomic segment:
- a CDS encoding ImmA/IrrE family metallo-endopeptidase — protein MADYESLLEARSYKAIARLLIDAIKRDKGYDIEELRLDPGTELARVGIPRVEVRPLPEQDCPVAGYFDHRTEVIVLHPSWTEARDRFTLLHELGHYVQRVTPAWADAWCLLPTAEGNRVNERVADEFAGQLLIPDNAVDLKAGSTTAQQLATEHKRLSTASRSALAYRSLEGAGIGDDVAVAVCDLDGLVIYARATGRLWAPPTQIAQPGFAGLIAHASQAASGLASGILDPGLVSRSGNIQDGLVADVALDHERRYAFVVVRLAHRYAQPLWVDRTTECPNPACGEAFVPETTMSKCPVCNSHHCPSCGSCDCISDASPSCPDCNIAYSATDRLNPADHECW, from the coding sequence TTGGCTGACTACGAATCACTACTCGAGGCCCGTTCCTACAAAGCCATCGCCCGACTCCTGATTGACGCCATTAAGCGCGACAAGGGTTACGATATCGAAGAGCTCAGACTCGACCCAGGGACGGAACTTGCCCGAGTCGGGATCCCTCGGGTCGAAGTTCGTCCCTTGCCTGAGCAAGATTGTCCGGTCGCCGGATACTTCGATCACAGGACGGAAGTTATCGTTCTCCACCCTTCGTGGACCGAGGCCCGAGACCGATTCACACTTCTCCACGAATTGGGACACTACGTCCAGCGGGTGACGCCCGCGTGGGCAGATGCATGGTGCCTCCTACCAACTGCAGAAGGGAACCGCGTCAACGAGCGAGTGGCAGACGAATTCGCTGGGCAATTGTTGATCCCGGATAATGCAGTCGATCTAAAGGCGGGCAGCACCACCGCGCAACAACTGGCCACGGAGCACAAGAGACTCTCTACTGCGTCGAGGTCCGCTTTGGCCTACCGGAGCCTAGAGGGCGCAGGCATCGGTGACGACGTGGCGGTTGCCGTATGCGACCTGGACGGACTCGTGATATACGCTCGTGCTACTGGGAGGCTGTGGGCGCCACCAACACAAATAGCGCAGCCGGGTTTCGCAGGACTAATTGCGCATGCATCGCAAGCAGCGTCAGGCCTGGCAAGCGGAATACTCGACCCCGGCCTTGTATCAAGGTCGGGCAATATCCAAGACGGCCTAGTCGCGGATGTTGCTTTAGACCACGAGCGGCGATACGCGTTCGTCGTTGTCCGACTAGCTCATCGATATGCGCAGCCACTTTGGGTTGACCGGACGACTGAATGCCCAAACCCCGCCTGCGGAGAGGCCTTCGTTCCCGAGACCACGATGTCGAAATGCCCCGTGTGCAATTCGCACCATTGCCCGTCCTGCGGTTCGTGCGACTGCATCAGCGACGCGTCACCTTCTTGCCCCGACTGCAATATTGCGTACAGCGCCACTGATCGACTGAACCCCGCAGACCACGAGTGCTGGTAG
- a CDS encoding ADP-ribosylglycohydrolase family protein gives MPELDLAALDPDSLMMFHDEEGDGVALAVFLRDGQFCRARRTWHPLPRSSTILDGISLRCVHPDFVALYDQLQDHGQMPSVAQTQEFEIDVKPGAAPTQAPIVRRRPFGAAGPPEAAVRGMLLGLALGDGVAATGGAVPPHGVLRAGAASQLGLATADGLLRTEVSRAAIVAENPTIVAMREVVQSYRRWAVRRGEMPPHVSDETGWTAGLELLRERRGSSPTTVRALLRQEPLDSDGYHALLRSTPIAAWNREQGSLVRAMVGVTHSIPKVGQFAQLWTVLLRRSLAASSLEEAATVATNEVGARTRVAHHLGMVRERAGVAPCDHAVSEKFAMRRSALSALTGGAYVAFSYPDADTIEEALAFAARATHGNAVAAVAGALLGALHGVHALPPGPALRLELGWAADTLARDLAAVGRAGAMGDLQRFRPLEAARLRRAYTAIGDQG, from the coding sequence ATGCCTGAGCTCGACCTCGCGGCGCTCGACCCGGACTCGCTCATGATGTTCCACGACGAGGAGGGTGACGGCGTGGCGCTCGCCGTCTTCCTCCGCGATGGACAGTTCTGCCGGGCGCGCCGGACCTGGCACCCCCTGCCCCGCAGCAGCACGATCCTCGACGGAATCTCCCTGCGCTGCGTCCACCCCGATTTCGTCGCGCTCTACGACCAGCTGCAGGATCACGGGCAGATGCCGTCGGTCGCCCAGACGCAGGAGTTCGAGATCGACGTGAAACCCGGAGCGGCGCCGACGCAGGCTCCCATCGTGCGGCGCCGGCCGTTCGGCGCTGCCGGGCCGCCTGAGGCGGCGGTGCGCGGCATGCTGCTGGGTCTTGCGCTGGGCGACGGCGTCGCCGCGACGGGCGGAGCCGTCCCTCCGCACGGGGTGCTCCGGGCTGGTGCTGCGTCGCAGCTCGGGCTGGCGACGGCGGACGGGCTGCTGCGCACGGAGGTCTCGCGCGCGGCGATCGTCGCCGAGAACCCGACGATCGTGGCGATGCGCGAGGTGGTGCAGTCCTACCGGAGGTGGGCGGTGCGGCGGGGCGAGATGCCACCACACGTGTCGGACGAAACGGGGTGGACGGCCGGTCTCGAGCTGTTGCGCGAGCGACGCGGGTCATCGCCCACGACGGTGCGGGCGCTGCTGCGGCAGGAGCCGCTCGACTCGGACGGCTACCACGCGCTCCTGCGGTCGACACCGATCGCGGCGTGGAACCGCGAGCAGGGCTCCCTGGTGCGCGCCATGGTCGGGGTCACGCACTCGATCCCGAAGGTCGGCCAGTTCGCGCAGCTGTGGACGGTGCTGCTGCGACGGTCGCTCGCGGCGTCGTCGCTCGAGGAGGCGGCCACGGTCGCCACGAACGAGGTGGGCGCGCGGACCCGGGTGGCTCACCACCTGGGGATGGTCCGGGAGCGGGCGGGCGTCGCGCCGTGCGATCACGCGGTCTCGGAGAAGTTCGCGATGCGTCGCTCAGCGCTCTCGGCGCTGACCGGCGGTGCCTACGTCGCGTTCAGCTACCCGGACGCCGACACGATCGAGGAGGCGCTCGCCTTCGCCGCCCGCGCGACGCACGGGAACGCCGTCGCGGCGGTGGCGGGTGCGCTGCTGGGCGCGCTGCACGGCGTTCACGCGCTGCCGCCCGGCCCGGCGTTGCGGCTCGAGCTGGGGTGGGCGGCGGACACGCTGGCGCGCGACCTCGCAGCTGTCGGACGGGCGGGCGCGATGGGCGACCTGCAGAGGTTCCGACCGCTCGAGGCGGCGCGGCTGCGGCGCGCCTACACGGCGATCGGCGACCAGGGGTGA
- a CDS encoding ketose-bisphosphate aldolase: MLFTGSDIVGTAYERGFAVPAYNISDFGMLTAVLAASEEVGSPVILLIHPDDWEFVGDHFLASVFAMARSASVPVAVKLDHGATVEQAAAALRHDFTSVMIDGSLLPFEQNVALTHKVVQMAHLVGVSVEGEIGTIGPRDPRSLAEMQDFVFADPAQAKEFVDDTGVDMLAVAVGTAHGVYPPGFVPELKLDLIERITDAVRIPLVLHGGSGAVDSEVSEAVKRGVAKVNISADMKTAYYAKLREVLADPAQREPLDICPPALAVVRDVVRHKAEVLGAVGGADDYVYRPAGVGARRWVEGKATVQQ, translated from the coding sequence ATGCTGTTCACCGGAAGCGACATCGTCGGCACGGCCTACGAGCGCGGGTTCGCCGTACCCGCCTACAACATCAGCGACTTCGGGATGCTGACCGCCGTGCTCGCGGCCAGCGAGGAGGTCGGTTCGCCGGTCATCCTGCTGATCCACCCCGACGACTGGGAGTTCGTGGGCGACCACTTCCTCGCCTCGGTCTTCGCGATGGCCCGCTCGGCCTCGGTGCCCGTGGCGGTCAAGCTCGACCACGGCGCCACGGTGGAGCAGGCCGCCGCCGCGCTGCGGCACGACTTCACCTCGGTGATGATCGACGGGTCGCTGCTGCCGTTCGAGCAGAACGTCGCGCTCACGCACAAGGTGGTGCAGATGGCGCACCTCGTGGGGGTCTCGGTCGAGGGTGAGATCGGCACGATCGGCCCGCGTGACCCCCGCTCCCTGGCCGAGATGCAGGACTTCGTGTTCGCCGACCCGGCCCAGGCCAAGGAGTTCGTGGACGACACGGGCGTGGACATGCTCGCCGTCGCCGTGGGAACGGCGCACGGGGTGTACCCGCCCGGCTTCGTGCCCGAGCTCAAGCTCGACCTGATCGAGCGGATCACCGACGCCGTGCGGATCCCGCTGGTGCTGCACGGCGGATCCGGCGCGGTGGACTCCGAGGTGTCGGAGGCCGTGAAGCGCGGCGTGGCCAAGGTGAACATCTCGGCCGACATGAAGACGGCGTACTACGCCAAGCTGCGCGAGGTCCTGGCCGACCCGGCCCAGCGCGAACCGCTGGACATCTGCCCGCCGGCGCTGGCTGTGGTGCGGGACGTGGTGCGCCACAAGGCCGAGGTGCTCGGGGCGGTGGGCGGGGCGGACGACTACGTGTACCGGCCGGCAGGTGTGGGGGCTCGGCGGTGGGTCGAGGGGAAGGCGACCGTGCAGCAGTAG
- a CDS encoding carbohydrate ABC transporter permease — MTAIATSRGRSATTGRPSTGRRSKAAQKVGLWIGLSLGALFAGFPALWMLLSSIKPNTEIFQYPPTFLPDTFTLNAYTGILTNPEKLRFFTNSYTVALTVVALTLFAGIMAGYALSRFQFPLKSLVNTVVISVQAVPPITLLIPYFGLVVWLKLYDTLWALILTYMVATIPYAILMMTGYFNTIPKELDEAVKVDGGSSLRALWQVLVPAARPGIVSVGAYTFMVAWNEFLFALTLTQSRSNRTVPVGIQLLMGEHSFQWSEMMAMSVLGSVPVLVLFLFFQRQFVSGMTAGAVKA; from the coding sequence ATGACTGCCATCGCGACGTCGCGCGGCCGTTCCGCGACCACGGGCCGGCCCTCGACCGGGCGCCGGTCCAAGGCCGCCCAGAAGGTCGGGCTGTGGATCGGGCTCTCGCTGGGCGCCCTGTTCGCCGGGTTCCCGGCGCTGTGGATGCTGCTGAGCTCCATCAAGCCGAACACCGAGATCTTCCAGTACCCGCCCACGTTCCTGCCGGACACGTTCACGCTGAACGCGTACACCGGGATCCTCACCAACCCCGAGAAGCTGCGGTTCTTCACCAACAGCTACACGGTGGCGCTGACCGTCGTCGCCCTCACGCTGTTCGCCGGGATCATGGCCGGCTACGCGCTGAGCCGGTTCCAGTTCCCGCTGAAGAGCCTGGTGAACACCGTGGTGATCTCGGTGCAGGCCGTGCCGCCGATCACGCTGCTGATCCCGTACTTCGGGCTCGTGGTGTGGCTGAAGCTGTACGACACCCTGTGGGCGCTGATCCTCACCTACATGGTCGCGACGATCCCCTACGCGATCCTCATGATGACCGGTTACTTCAACACGATCCCGAAGGAGCTGGACGAGGCCGTCAAGGTCGACGGCGGAAGCTCGCTCCGCGCGCTGTGGCAGGTGCTCGTGCCGGCCGCGCGCCCCGGGATCGTCTCGGTGGGCGCCTACACGTTCATGGTCGCGTGGAACGAGTTCCTGTTCGCGCTGACGCTGACGCAGAGCCGGTCCAACCGCACCGTGCCGGTCGGGATCCAGCTCCTCATGGGCGAGCACTCGTTCCAGTGGAGCGAGATGATGGCGATGAGTGTGCTCGGGAGCGTGCCCGTCCTCGTCCTGTTCCTGTTCTTCCAGCGACAGTTCGTCAGCGGCATGACCGCCGGCGCCGTCAAGGCCTGA
- a CDS encoding SIR2 family protein: protein MANKEVALFFGAGLSMGAGLPSWNGLLERLLADAGSDLTWEELSNLPVLDQGEVLERELRDLTPRDGRTLGERVTAVVGQDLLPGLGHVLLAGMRIPNAVTTNYDQLYERAVEATGGVDQTREIAVLPWERADPEGPWVMKMHGDVDHPSSIVLTRNAFVHYDARWKPVGAVIQALMMTKHVMVVGASLTDDNLIRFAHEVAALRTQLATDGGAHTDGADIGSVITLQPDRAFERLWSSQLDVVVAGSAPGIAIGGRAASARALALFLDAVAMYAARDASHLLDARYQVGDSDLVATLRGAYAEAFKRGHDDEAWAALARMLAGFGAAEG from the coding sequence GTGGCGAACAAGGAGGTCGCCCTGTTCTTCGGCGCCGGGCTCAGCATGGGCGCCGGCCTCCCCTCCTGGAACGGGCTGCTCGAGCGGCTGCTCGCGGACGCCGGCTCCGACCTCACGTGGGAGGAGCTGAGCAACCTCCCGGTCCTGGACCAGGGTGAGGTCCTCGAGCGCGAGCTGCGCGACCTCACCCCTCGCGACGGCCGCACGCTCGGCGAGCGCGTCACCGCCGTCGTCGGCCAGGACCTCCTACCCGGGCTCGGGCACGTCCTGCTCGCCGGGATGCGCATCCCCAACGCCGTCACCACGAACTACGACCAGCTCTACGAGCGCGCGGTCGAGGCGACGGGCGGCGTCGACCAGACCCGCGAGATCGCCGTCCTCCCCTGGGAGCGCGCCGACCCGGAGGGGCCGTGGGTGATGAAGATGCACGGCGACGTCGACCACCCCTCCTCGATCGTGCTGACCCGCAACGCGTTCGTGCACTACGACGCGCGGTGGAAGCCCGTCGGCGCCGTCATCCAGGCGCTGATGATGACGAAGCACGTGATGGTCGTCGGCGCGTCGCTCACCGACGACAACCTCATCCGGTTCGCGCACGAGGTCGCCGCGCTGCGCACCCAGCTCGCCACCGACGGCGGCGCCCACACCGACGGCGCCGACATCGGCAGCGTCATCACCCTCCAGCCGGACCGCGCGTTCGAGCGGCTGTGGAGCAGCCAGCTCGACGTCGTCGTCGCCGGATCCGCGCCCGGCATCGCGATCGGCGGCCGCGCCGCCTCCGCCCGCGCCCTCGCGCTGTTCCTCGACGCCGTCGCGATGTACGCCGCGCGCGACGCCAGCCACCTGCTCGACGCGCGCTACCAGGTCGGCGACTCCGACCTCGTCGCGACGCTGCGGGGCGCGTACGCCGAGGCGTTCAAACGGGGGCACGACGACGAGGCGTGGGCCGCGCTCGCCCGGATGCTCGCGGGGTTCGGGGCCGCGGAGGGGTAG
- a CDS encoding ADP-ribosylglycohydrolase family protein — MPHHLTHAQTDRACGVLIASAAGDALGAGYEFAAVRPDLVPDMIGGGLGDFAPGEWTDDTAQAVAVAQAAATGGDLRDPAMLDAIAAGFARWYAGRPPDVGNQTRAVLSRAGHAPSAARMTEAARDVHERAGRSAGNGSLMRTGPVALAHLDDPAALVEAAMTISALTHHQDHAQEACALWSLMVRHAVLTGAMPAFDDVAPWMPNRDVWRDRLREAQERPPSAFTTNGWAVGALQAAWSAITHTPVDEADPSRHLTNALTTAIRIGHDTDTVAAIAGSLLGARWGMTAVPARWRRILHGWPGIDARELERLAVLAVTGGRGVKYGWPAVDHIDYRALQHGRPALARHPFDDGVWLAGATALDALPSGVDAVVSLCLTGRTQVPDGVEHVTFRLQDEAAPESNPHLDAVLRDAAATVAALRREGRTVLVHCVAAHSRTPTVAIAYAMLLGVPLERATEAVCAALPAASPNPGFRRALARLEAGRSADA, encoded by the coding sequence ATGCCCCACCACCTCACCCACGCCCAGACCGACCGCGCATGCGGAGTCCTCATCGCCTCGGCCGCGGGCGACGCGCTCGGCGCCGGCTACGAGTTCGCCGCCGTGCGCCCCGACCTCGTGCCGGACATGATCGGCGGTGGCCTCGGCGACTTCGCACCCGGGGAGTGGACGGACGACACCGCGCAGGCCGTCGCCGTCGCCCAGGCCGCCGCGACCGGCGGCGACCTGCGCGACCCCGCGATGCTCGACGCGATCGCCGCCGGCTTCGCCCGCTGGTACGCCGGGCGCCCGCCCGACGTCGGCAACCAGACCCGCGCGGTCCTCAGCCGCGCGGGGCACGCACCGTCGGCCGCCCGCATGACGGAGGCGGCGCGCGACGTGCACGAGCGCGCCGGCCGCAGCGCCGGCAACGGCTCGCTCATGCGCACCGGCCCCGTCGCTCTCGCCCACCTCGACGACCCCGCCGCCCTCGTCGAGGCCGCCATGACCATCAGCGCGCTGACCCACCACCAGGACCACGCCCAGGAGGCGTGCGCGCTGTGGTCGCTCATGGTGCGCCACGCCGTCCTGACCGGCGCGATGCCGGCGTTCGACGACGTCGCCCCCTGGATGCCGAACCGCGACGTCTGGCGCGACCGGCTGCGGGAGGCGCAGGAGCGGCCGCCGTCGGCGTTCACCACCAACGGCTGGGCGGTCGGCGCGCTGCAGGCCGCGTGGTCGGCGATCACGCACACGCCCGTCGACGAGGCCGACCCCTCCCGCCACCTCACCAACGCGCTCACCACCGCGATCCGCATCGGCCACGACACCGACACGGTCGCCGCGATCGCCGGATCGCTGCTCGGGGCGCGGTGGGGCATGACGGCCGTGCCCGCGCGCTGGCGCCGCATCCTGCACGGGTGGCCGGGGATCGACGCGCGCGAGCTCGAGCGGCTCGCCGTCCTGGCCGTCACCGGCGGCCGCGGGGTGAAGTACGGCTGGCCCGCCGTCGACCACATCGACTACCGCGCGCTCCAGCACGGCCGTCCCGCGCTCGCTCGTCACCCGTTCGACGACGGCGTGTGGCTCGCCGGCGCCACGGCGCTCGACGCGCTCCCCAGCGGGGTCGACGCCGTCGTCTCCCTCTGCCTGACCGGTCGCACCCAGGTGCCCGACGGCGTCGAGCACGTGACCTTCCGGCTCCAGGACGAGGCGGCGCCGGAGTCCAACCCGCACCTCGACGCCGTGCTGCGCGACGCGGCCGCGACCGTGGCGGCGCTGCGGCGCGAGGGCCGCACGGTGCTGGTGCACTGCGTCGCGGCGCACTCGCGCACGCCGACCGTCGCGATCGCGTACGCGATGCTCCTGGGCGTCCCGCTGGAGCGGGCAACGGAGGCGGTGTGCGCGGCGCTGCCGGCCGCGTCGCCCAACCCCGGGTTTCGCCGCGCGCTGGCGCGGCTCGAGGCCGGGAGGAGCGCCGATGCCTGA
- a CDS encoding DUF6308 family protein has protein sequence MSPWTRPSILSPSRQSDARRHLLRYFAGSDYSGSYFEEVGGDRVDPNRVTSEDLVALAMLSVPVQGAAARELLGGGPALRSRAS, from the coding sequence ATGTCGCCGTGGACCCGTCCATCAATTCTCAGCCCCAGCCGCCAGAGCGACGCGCGTCGGCACCTCTTGCGATACTTCGCCGGAAGCGACTACTCCGGGTCCTACTTCGAGGAGGTCGGTGGAGACAGGGTCGATCCAAACCGGGTTACCTCGGAGGATCTGGTGGCGCTGGCGATGCTCTCGGTTCCGGTCCAGGGAGCGGCGGCGCGCGAGCTCCTCGGGGGAGGGCCGGCGCTGCGATCGCGGGCCTCCTGA
- a CDS encoding HNH endonuclease, with product MEVILAIGVIAGLSVVAYRVIRHIRKERYFASEEFLAHKQAIARYVWEHNEIARYVAEIRSRGTFAIGSSSSGAQAHLASFDNTSYHNYRRDRNVASYGSPNVHNCSLQVVRNASADPIKYVMKYFNIRAEEGVLLHAQVLGESISRLESALHNLRVREEGVARAMNPPGFILKHYLSEFMHHVGVELSPISVPYPTFTFEYVSAGGNSSQRTSLTLDTPVIDALVETLSQKIRYRKSAAGQRSLMTARLREYIKARDGYACRYCRVSVQQEPHLLLEVDHIVPVSRGGLSIVENLQTLCWRCNRSKSNKIVSA from the coding sequence GTGGAAGTAATACTTGCAATTGGAGTCATCGCAGGCCTCTCGGTGGTCGCATATCGGGTCATACGGCACATTCGCAAGGAGCGCTACTTCGCGAGCGAAGAGTTTCTGGCCCATAAGCAGGCAATCGCGCGTTACGTCTGGGAGCACAACGAGATCGCGAGGTACGTCGCGGAGATCCGGTCACGAGGAACGTTTGCGATCGGCTCCTCGTCTTCGGGCGCTCAGGCGCACCTCGCCTCGTTTGATAACACCAGCTACCACAATTACCGGCGCGACAGGAACGTCGCTTCGTACGGGTCGCCCAATGTCCACAACTGCTCTCTACAGGTGGTTCGGAATGCAAGCGCCGACCCGATCAAGTACGTGATGAAATACTTCAATATACGAGCAGAAGAGGGTGTTCTCCTGCATGCTCAGGTGCTCGGTGAGAGCATCTCTCGTCTCGAGTCTGCTCTCCACAACCTCCGGGTTCGCGAGGAGGGGGTCGCGCGAGCGATGAATCCGCCCGGGTTCATACTTAAGCACTACCTCAGCGAGTTCATGCATCACGTCGGCGTCGAGCTCTCGCCAATCTCTGTCCCATACCCCACCTTTACCTTCGAGTATGTCAGTGCCGGCGGCAACAGTTCGCAGCGCACATCTCTGACCCTGGACACCCCCGTTATCGATGCGCTAGTTGAGACCTTGTCTCAGAAGATCCGGTATCGGAAGAGCGCGGCCGGGCAGCGGAGTCTTATGACCGCGCGGCTCCGCGAGTACATCAAGGCGCGAGACGGATATGCCTGCCGTTATTGTCGCGTCTCGGTCCAGCAGGAGCCGCACCTCCTGCTCGAGGTTGATCACATTGTTCCGGTCTCACGGGGAGGTTTGTCGATCGTAGAGAATCTGCAGACCTTGTGCTGGCGCTGCAACCGCTCGAAGTCGAACAAGATCGTTTCGGCCTGA
- a CDS encoding carbohydrate ABC transporter permease — translation MSATTTRPIPAPNPLPTPGPERPRTGPRTRRWWRTSLTAYGYMSPTLLVMLVMMAVPVVMVFTYSTLSNVIMVRDPEFVGLENYATLLGDPIFRKALGQTGVFTVTSVALHLLLGLAFAMMLNSGLLPRLAASLFRVIYILPWVFTASIVVILWQLLLNPNGVINYVLETLNLISTKVEWFSNPDLALGSVIFINVWAGYPFFMISLLAGLQGIPSDLYEAAAIDGAGWRAKFFSITIPQLTPIILAMAMLDFIWNLQQFPIIFLATGGGPLNATETIATYTYNLAFSKRQFALASASGVILFLISAIVALFYVRHQKARD, via the coding sequence ATGTCAGCGACGACAACTCGACCCATCCCCGCCCCGAACCCGCTGCCGACGCCGGGCCCGGAGCGCCCCCGCACCGGCCCGCGCACACGCCGGTGGTGGCGGACCAGCCTCACGGCCTACGGCTACATGTCCCCGACGCTGCTGGTCATGCTCGTCATGATGGCCGTGCCGGTCGTCATGGTGTTCACGTACTCGACGCTCTCGAACGTGATCATGGTGCGCGACCCGGAGTTCGTCGGCCTCGAGAACTACGCGACGCTGCTGGGCGACCCGATCTTCCGCAAGGCGCTGGGTCAGACGGGGGTCTTCACCGTCACCTCGGTGGCGCTGCACCTGCTGCTGGGCCTCGCGTTCGCGATGATGCTCAACAGCGGGCTGCTCCCCCGGCTCGCCGCCTCGCTGTTCCGCGTCATCTACATCCTGCCGTGGGTGTTCACCGCCTCGATCGTGGTGATCCTGTGGCAGCTGCTGCTCAACCCCAACGGCGTCATCAACTACGTGCTGGAGACGCTGAACCTCATCAGCACCAAGGTCGAGTGGTTCTCCAACCCCGACCTCGCGCTCGGCTCGGTCATCTTCATCAACGTGTGGGCCGGCTACCCGTTCTTCATGATCAGCCTGCTCGCCGGCCTGCAGGGGATCCCGAGCGACCTGTACGAGGCCGCGGCGATCGACGGCGCGGGGTGGCGCGCGAAGTTCTTCAGCATCACGATCCCGCAGCTCACGCCGATCATCCTGGCGATGGCGATGCTCGACTTCATCTGGAACCTGCAGCAGTTCCCGATCATCTTCCTGGCGACGGGCGGTGGGCCGTTGAACGCCACCGAGACCATCGCCACATACACCTACAACCTGGCGTTCTCGAAGCGGCAGTTCGCGCTCGCGTCCGCCAGCGGCGTGATCCTCTTCCTGATCTCGGCGATCGTCGCCCTGTTCTACGTGCGCCACCAGAAGGCGAGGGACTGA
- a CDS encoding DUF6308 family protein, with protein MAGLLKQIPSRASLEFPDGRKILQSELLLQTWVEVRKVRTFGPVRTSKLLARKRPHLVPIYDEHIRTQFGAPHSGDQWSAWAGMFADPTLVQHLAALRRSAGVDGSVSLLRVLDVVVWMEGKHGSSVPESARTAHAEL; from the coding sequence ATCGCGGGCCTCCTGAAACAGATCCCAAGCCGTGCGAGTCTTGAGTTTCCGGACGGCCGGAAGATCCTGCAGTCCGAATTGCTCCTACAGACCTGGGTCGAGGTGAGGAAAGTCCGCACCTTCGGTCCGGTGCGCACCAGCAAGCTCCTGGCTCGCAAGCGCCCCCACCTCGTTCCCATCTATGACGAGCACATCAGGACGCAGTTCGGAGCGCCTCACAGCGGTGACCAGTGGAGCGCCTGGGCGGGTATGTTCGCGGACCCCACGCTCGTTCAGCACCTCGCTGCGCTGCGCAGGAGTGCTGGCGTGGATGGCAGCGTCTCACTGCTGCGGGTCCTCGACGTCGTCGTATGGATGGAGGGGAAGCACGGTTCCAGCGTCCCGGAGTCGGCGAGGACAGCCCACGCGGAGCTTTAG